Proteins found in one Oncorhynchus keta strain PuntledgeMale-10-30-2019 chromosome 2, Oket_V2, whole genome shotgun sequence genomic segment:
- the LOC118401026 gene encoding ectonucleoside triphosphate diphosphohydrolase 6-like isoform X1 — MRLPKLASVFVFLGCLAAYLMFVKRHYDGVRPAISKIPPHFPHRLGLSGSPNRPTSSEVVSGRFQYGVMFDAGSTGTRIHVFKFQLEDNEAPKLAHETFRAIKPGLSAYADDPEKCKEGILELLAVAQGSIPSSVWSSTPLVLKATAGLRLLPGEKATHLLDRVREVFGESPFLSRGDSVSIMDGTDEGISAWITVNFLIGGLHGSDTPTVGMLDLGGGSTQITFSPQDEKTIQTSPINYITSFQMFNSTHTLYSHSYLGLGLMSARLAILGGIEGQPLEGSSTELVSPCLAPEYSGQWEHAEVLYTVQGQKAGEPMYESCLRKVEKMLYRKVKKAGEAKDMEFYAFSYYYDRAVDLGAIDEKTGGTIKVSDYIDAAKRVCNGMAVTAGENPFLCLDLTYISGMLQELGFPKDKVFKLARKIDEVETSWALGATFHYIESLRSQ; from the exons ATGAGATTACCAAAGTTGGCCAGTGTTTTTGTCTTCTTGGGCTGCCTGGCAGCTTACCTGATGTTTGTTAAGCGCCACTATGATGGTGTAAGGCCAGCCATCTCCAAAATACCACCTCACTTCCCACACAGATTGGGCTTGTCGGGCAGTCCCAACAGACCAACATCCTCAGAAGTGGTCAGCGGACGTTTCCAGTATGGCGTTATGTTTGATGCTGGGAGCACAGGGACAAGGATCCATGTCTTCAAGTTTCAGCTGGAGGACAACG AGGCTCCTAAATTGGCACATGAAACATTCAGAGCAATAAAACCAGGTCTATCTGCATATGCCGATGATCCAGAAAAG TGTAAAGAAGGGATCCTGGAGCTGTTGGCTGTGGCCCAAGGCAGCATTCCCTCCTCCGTATGGAGCAGCACTCCTCTGGTACTCAAGGCCACTGCAGGCCTCCGTCTTTTGCCTGGGGAGAAGGCCACACACCTACTGGACAGG GTGAGGGaggtgtttggggagtctccatTCCTGTCCAGAGGGGACAGTGTGTCCATAATGGATGGCACTGATGAAG GGATCTCTGCTTGGATCACTGTCAACTTCCTCATAG gGGGTCTCCACGGCTCTGACACACCCACTGTGGGGATGCTGGATCTGGGAGGGGGGTCCACCCAGATCACCTTCTCTCCCCAGGATGAG aaAACCATCCAGACCTCACCCATCAACTACATTACATCATTTCAGATGTTCAACAGCACCCACACACTCTACTCACACAG CTACCTTGGTCTAGGCTTGATGTCGGCAAGACTAGCCATCTTGGGAGGAATCGAGGGACAGCCTT TAGAGGGCAGCAGCACAGAGCTAGTAAGCCCCTGCTTGGCCCCGGAATACTCTGGCCAATGGGAACATGCAGAAGTTCTGTATACTGTGCAGGGCCAGAAGGCAG GAGAGCCCATGTATGAGTCATGCCTTAGGAAAGTGGAGAAGATGCTGTATAGAAAGGTGAAGAAGGCAGGGGAAGCCAAAGATATGGAATTCTATGCCTTTTCCTACTACTATGACAGAGCTGTGGATCTGGGTGCTATTG ATGAGAAAACAGGAGGGACTATAAAAGTCAGCGACTACATCGATGCTGCCAAGAGAG TGTGCAACGGAATGGCGGTTACTGCAGGAGAGAACCCATTCCTCTGTCTGGATCTAACCTACATCTCTGGGATGCTGCAAGAGCTTGGTTTCCCCAAAGATAAAGTATTTAAG CTGGCGAGGAAGATTGACGAAGTGGAGACTAGCTGGGCTCTGGGGGCTACTTTCCACTACATTGAGTCCCTCCGCAGTCAGTGA
- the LOC118401026 gene encoding ectonucleoside triphosphate diphosphohydrolase 6-like isoform X2, with the protein MFDAGSTGTRIHVFKFQLEDNEAPKLAHETFRAIKPGLSAYADDPEKCKEGILELLAVAQGSIPSSVWSSTPLVLKATAGLRLLPGEKATHLLDRVREVFGESPFLSRGDSVSIMDGTDEGISAWITVNFLIGGLHGSDTPTVGMLDLGGGSTQITFSPQDEKTIQTSPINYITSFQMFNSTHTLYSHSYLGLGLMSARLAILGGIEGQPLEGSSTELVSPCLAPEYSGQWEHAEVLYTVQGQKAGEPMYESCLRKVEKMLYRKVKKAGEAKDMEFYAFSYYYDRAVDLGAIDEKTGGTIKVSDYIDAAKRVCNGMAVTAGENPFLCLDLTYISGMLQELGFPKDKVFKLARKIDEVETSWALGATFHYIESLRSQ; encoded by the exons ATGTTTGATGCTGGGAGCACAGGGACAAGGATCCATGTCTTCAAGTTTCAGCTGGAGGACAACG AGGCTCCTAAATTGGCACATGAAACATTCAGAGCAATAAAACCAGGTCTATCTGCATATGCCGATGATCCAGAAAAG TGTAAAGAAGGGATCCTGGAGCTGTTGGCTGTGGCCCAAGGCAGCATTCCCTCCTCCGTATGGAGCAGCACTCCTCTGGTACTCAAGGCCACTGCAGGCCTCCGTCTTTTGCCTGGGGAGAAGGCCACACACCTACTGGACAGG GTGAGGGaggtgtttggggagtctccatTCCTGTCCAGAGGGGACAGTGTGTCCATAATGGATGGCACTGATGAAG GGATCTCTGCTTGGATCACTGTCAACTTCCTCATAG gGGGTCTCCACGGCTCTGACACACCCACTGTGGGGATGCTGGATCTGGGAGGGGGGTCCACCCAGATCACCTTCTCTCCCCAGGATGAG aaAACCATCCAGACCTCACCCATCAACTACATTACATCATTTCAGATGTTCAACAGCACCCACACACTCTACTCACACAG CTACCTTGGTCTAGGCTTGATGTCGGCAAGACTAGCCATCTTGGGAGGAATCGAGGGACAGCCTT TAGAGGGCAGCAGCACAGAGCTAGTAAGCCCCTGCTTGGCCCCGGAATACTCTGGCCAATGGGAACATGCAGAAGTTCTGTATACTGTGCAGGGCCAGAAGGCAG GAGAGCCCATGTATGAGTCATGCCTTAGGAAAGTGGAGAAGATGCTGTATAGAAAGGTGAAGAAGGCAGGGGAAGCCAAAGATATGGAATTCTATGCCTTTTCCTACTACTATGACAGAGCTGTGGATCTGGGTGCTATTG ATGAGAAAACAGGAGGGACTATAAAAGTCAGCGACTACATCGATGCTGCCAAGAGAG TGTGCAACGGAATGGCGGTTACTGCAGGAGAGAACCCATTCCTCTGTCTGGATCTAACCTACATCTCTGGGATGCTGCAAGAGCTTGGTTTCCCCAAAGATAAAGTATTTAAG CTGGCGAGGAAGATTGACGAAGTGGAGACTAGCTGGGCTCTGGGGGCTACTTTCCACTACATTGAGTCCCTCCGCAGTCAGTGA